The Gemmatimonadaceae bacterium genome has a segment encoding these proteins:
- the gatC gene encoding Asp-tRNA(Asn)/Glu-tRNA(Gln) amidotransferase subunit GatC produces MAVTIDDVRHIASLARLGVSDDRARALVAELNTILEHMSVLSRVETTGVEPLTGIGVDYAPLRPDAGPSVPLARAIAAFAPNERDGFFLVPRLSTHEDDDT; encoded by the coding sequence ATGGCCGTCACGATCGACGACGTCAGACACATCGCGTCGCTGGCGCGCCTGGGCGTGTCCGACGATCGAGCGCGCGCGCTGGTCGCCGAGCTGAACACGATTCTCGAGCACATGAGCGTCTTGTCGCGCGTCGAAACGACCGGCGTCGAGCCGCTCACGGGGATCGGCGTCGACTATGCGCCGCTGCGGCCCGACGCCGGGCCCTCCGTTCCGCTGGCGAGAGCGATCGCCGCTTTCGCGCCCAACGAGCGAGACGGCTTCTTCCTCGTGCCGCGACTGTCGACGCACGAAGACGACGACACGTGA
- the gatA gene encoding Asp-tRNA(Asn)/Glu-tRNA(Gln) amidotransferase subunit GatA, producing MTLPPLEHDSAAMLRESVEVGLSAVDPILRSLERAETVKAGKEGLNALLHLDRESALTDAALVETRCAEARSEGGSVGALAGVPVVVKDNIATLTLPTSCGSRILEGYVSPFEATVVTRLRAHGAVVVAKSNMDEFAMGSSTENSAFGPTRNPLAPDRVPGGSSGGSAAAVAAGVVPIALGSETGGSVRQPAAFCGVVGVKPTYGRVSRFGLVAFASSLDQVGVFGRRVDDAAMALGAIAGHDPNDSTSTVKVVADYRSGRDASLHGLVVGRPREYFPADLAHGVRAKCDEALERLRSLGAEIRDVSLPYTELAIPVYYIVAPAEASSNLARFDGVRYGLRLTGDGLRGMYEATRSGGFGREVTRRILLGTYVLSAGYYDAYYRKAQQVRTLIARDFASVFGSGVHVLFTPTTPTPAFPIGAKSDPYEMYLSDIFTCTANLAGVPAMSLPIGRVGGLPVGGQLIANHFDEALMLTAAYALERSLGGEAHR from the coding sequence GTGACCCTCCCCCCGCTCGAGCATGATTCGGCGGCGATGCTCCGTGAATCGGTTGAGGTCGGACTTTCGGCCGTCGACCCCATCCTCCGTTCGCTCGAACGCGCCGAGACGGTCAAAGCGGGCAAGGAGGGTCTCAACGCGCTGTTGCATCTCGACCGTGAATCGGCGCTGACCGACGCCGCGCTGGTGGAGACGCGCTGCGCCGAGGCCCGTTCGGAAGGAGGATCGGTCGGCGCGCTGGCGGGCGTTCCGGTGGTGGTGAAGGACAACATCGCGACGCTCACGCTGCCGACGTCGTGCGGATCGCGGATTCTCGAAGGCTACGTGAGCCCGTTCGAGGCGACCGTTGTGACGCGCCTTCGCGCGCACGGCGCCGTCGTCGTCGCGAAGTCGAACATGGACGAATTCGCGATGGGCTCGTCCACCGAAAACAGCGCGTTTGGTCCGACGCGCAATCCGCTGGCGCCCGATCGCGTGCCCGGCGGATCGTCCGGCGGATCGGCCGCGGCGGTCGCCGCCGGCGTCGTCCCGATCGCGCTCGGCTCGGAAACGGGCGGGTCGGTGAGGCAGCCCGCCGCGTTCTGCGGCGTGGTCGGCGTGAAGCCGACCTACGGCCGCGTGAGCCGCTTCGGGCTCGTCGCGTTCGCGTCGTCGCTCGACCAAGTCGGAGTCTTCGGGCGCCGCGTGGACGACGCGGCGATGGCGCTCGGAGCCATCGCCGGTCACGACCCGAACGACTCGACCAGCACGGTCAAGGTCGTGGCCGACTATCGAAGCGGCCGCGACGCGTCGCTGCACGGCCTCGTCGTCGGCCGGCCGCGCGAGTATTTCCCCGCGGATCTGGCCCACGGGGTGCGCGCGAAGTGCGACGAGGCTCTCGAACGTCTGCGCTCGCTCGGCGCCGAGATTCGCGACGTCTCGCTGCCGTACACCGAGCTGGCGATTCCCGTGTATTACATCGTCGCGCCCGCCGAGGCGTCGTCGAACCTCGCGCGCTTCGATGGCGTTCGTTACGGACTGAGACTCACCGGCGACGGCTTGCGCGGGATGTACGAGGCGACACGGTCGGGCGGCTTCGGTCGCGAGGTCACGCGCCGCATTCTCCTCGGTACGTATGTTCTGTCAGCGGGATACTACGACGCGTACTACCGGAAAGCGCAGCAGGTCCGCACGCTCATCGCGCGCGATTTCGCCAGCGTATTCGGCTCGGGCGTGCACGTGCTCTTCACGCCGACCACGCCGACTCCGGCGTTTCCAATCGGCGCGAAGAGCGATCCGTATGAGATGTACCTGAGCGACATCTTCACGTGCACGGCGAATCTCGCCGGCGTTCCGGCGATGTCGCTCCCGATCGGGCGAGTCGGCGGCCTACCGGTGGGCGGTCAGTTGATCGCCAACCATTTCGACGAAGCGCTCATGCTCACGGCCGCCTACGCGCTCGAGCGGTCGCTCGGCGGCGAGGCGCACCGATGA
- the gatB gene encoding Asp-tRNA(Asn)/Glu-tRNA(Gln) amidotransferase subunit GatB → MTAATGLGYEMVVGLEVHVHLQTATKIFCGCSTDFGAPPNQHTCPVCLGLPGALPVLNNHAVELAIRAALALDCTVHPVSMFARKNYFYPDLPKGYQISQFDRPLATNGRVTLPGHGDDPSPRAIGVTRLHMEEDAGKSIHDRFTAATAVDLNRAGVPLAEIVSEPQIRSASEAESYLKTLKQILEFAGVSDVSMEEGSLRVDANVSIRLPGATALGTKTEIKNMNSFSAVVRALDAEARRQADLLDSGGRVEQQTMLWDATMEEVRPARSKEGSHDYRYFPDPDLPPLVVTSDRIERIRRELPELPAARAARFMTSFPSLTAYDIGVLTSSRALGDYFDELAARSGDAKTAANWVLGEVLASLKASGQSIDELLVRPAGLGDLLALVRDGVVSHTAAKQIFGVMAERGGEPRAIAERDGLLKVSDDDALVRWIDEVFAEHPGEAGRFLRGERRLQGVLVGFVMKKSSGSADPKRVNQLLATRTGS, encoded by the coding sequence ATGACGGCGGCGACGGGGCTGGGATACGAGATGGTCGTCGGCCTCGAGGTGCACGTCCACCTCCAGACGGCGACGAAGATCTTCTGCGGCTGCTCCACCGACTTCGGCGCGCCGCCCAACCAGCACACGTGTCCGGTGTGCCTGGGTTTGCCGGGCGCGCTGCCGGTGCTGAACAACCACGCCGTCGAGTTGGCGATCCGCGCGGCGCTCGCGCTCGACTGCACGGTTCATCCGGTCTCGATGTTCGCGCGAAAGAACTACTTCTATCCCGACCTGCCGAAGGGATATCAGATCTCTCAATTCGATCGGCCGCTGGCGACGAATGGGCGCGTGACGCTGCCCGGCCACGGCGATGACCCGTCCCCGCGAGCCATCGGCGTCACGCGTCTCCACATGGAGGAAGACGCGGGGAAGTCGATCCACGACCGGTTCACCGCCGCCACCGCCGTCGACCTCAACCGCGCGGGCGTTCCACTCGCCGAAATCGTGAGCGAGCCCCAAATCCGGTCGGCGTCGGAGGCCGAGTCGTATCTCAAGACGCTCAAGCAGATCCTCGAATTCGCCGGCGTGAGCGACGTGAGCATGGAGGAGGGAAGCCTGCGCGTCGACGCGAACGTCAGCATCCGGCTGCCCGGCGCCACTGCCCTCGGCACCAAGACCGAGATCAAGAACATGAATTCGTTCTCGGCCGTGGTGCGCGCGCTCGACGCCGAAGCGCGCCGCCAGGCCGACCTATTGGATTCGGGCGGGCGCGTCGAGCAGCAGACGATGCTCTGGGACGCGACCATGGAAGAAGTGCGGCCGGCGCGATCGAAAGAGGGAAGTCATGACTACCGGTATTTCCCCGATCCCGACCTTCCGCCATTGGTGGTGACGAGCGACCGCATCGAGCGGATCCGCCGCGAGCTTCCCGAGCTGCCGGCGGCGCGGGCCGCGCGATTCATGACGTCGTTTCCGTCGCTCACCGCCTACGACATCGGCGTGCTCACCTCCAGCCGCGCGCTCGGCGACTATTTCGACGAATTGGCGGCGCGGAGCGGCGACGCAAAGACGGCCGCGAACTGGGTGCTCGGCGAGGTCCTCGCCTCGCTCAAGGCGTCGGGGCAGTCGATCGACGAGCTACTCGTCCGGCCGGCGGGACTTGGCGACTTGCTCGCGCTCGTGCGCGACGGCGTCGTGAGTCACACCGCGGCGAAGCAGATCTTCGGCGTGATGGCCGAACGTGGAGGGGAACCGCGCGCGATCGCCGAACGCGACGGGCTGCTCAAGGTCAGCGACGACGACGCGCTCGTTCGCTGGATCGACGAAGTCTTCGCCGAGCATCCGGGCGAAGCCGGCCGCTTCCTTCGCGGAGAGCGGCGGCTGCAGGGCGTGCTCGTCGGATTCGTGATGAAGAAGTCGAGCGGCAGTGCCGACCCGAAGCGCGTGAATCAGTTGCTCGCGACGCGCACCGGCTCGTAG
- a CDS encoding zinc dependent phospholipase C family protein has product MPTCVWLAVVFLVVTPAVAHAWTPGTHVFLGDAVIRSLQLLPPSVAALLSEFPYDFLYGSIAADTSIAKKYAPAGRHCHSWTVGMEIYESAAEPQLRAFGLGYLAHLAADAVAHNYFVPRQLAVTSSTSSLGHSYWESRFETHLGTEVARRARELILIDHSRSDGLLDRVLSPTIFSTPTNRRIFRGMVIVADNESWQRIFQLLRENSRWDLADDDVGRYLGRAYDFIIDLLLRMDRAEPYQLDPSGDAALRMAKRIRRRVLRVDGEERLHDEAERQFGLPATSLAFAAKLAAPLYEPVRVASN; this is encoded by the coding sequence GTGCCGACTTGCGTCTGGTTGGCGGTCGTGTTCCTCGTGGTGACCCCCGCCGTCGCGCACGCTTGGACTCCCGGTACGCACGTGTTCCTCGGCGACGCGGTGATTCGGTCGCTGCAGCTGCTTCCGCCCAGCGTCGCCGCGCTGCTGAGCGAGTTCCCGTACGACTTTTTGTACGGTTCGATCGCGGCGGACACGAGCATCGCGAAGAAGTACGCTCCGGCCGGCCGGCACTGCCACTCGTGGACCGTCGGGATGGAAATCTACGAGAGCGCCGCCGAGCCGCAGCTGCGCGCGTTCGGGCTTGGTTATCTGGCCCACCTCGCCGCGGACGCCGTCGCGCACAACTACTTCGTCCCGCGCCAGCTGGCGGTCACGTCGAGCACGTCGTCGCTCGGCCACTCGTATTGGGAGAGCCGCTTCGAGACCCACCTGGGGACCGAAGTCGCTCGCCGCGCGCGCGAGCTGATTCTGATCGACCACTCGCGCTCGGACGGGCTGCTCGACCGTGTGTTGAGTCCGACGATCTTCAGCACTCCGACCAACCGGCGGATCTTCCGCGGCATGGTCATCGTGGCCGACAACGAGTCCTGGCAGCGCATCTTCCAGCTGCTGCGGGAGAACAGCCGCTGGGATCTCGCGGACGACGACGTCGGCCGCTACCTGGGCCGCGCGTACGATTTCATCATCGACCTGCTGCTGCGGATGGATCGGGCGGAGCCGTACCAGCTCGATCCGTCCGGCGATGCCGCGCTGCGGATGGCGAAGCGAATCCGGCGGCGCGTCCTCCGCGTCGACGGCGAAGAGCGTCTGCACGACGAGGCCGAACGGCAATTCGGGCTGCCGGCCACGTCACTCGCCTTCGCGGCGAAGCTTGCCGCGCCGCTCTACGAGCCGGTGCGCGTCGCGAGCAACTGA